A genome region from Coprococcus phoceensis includes the following:
- a CDS encoding glycyl-radical enzyme activating protein yields MERRTGKVLRIEKASIHDGDGLRTVVFMKGCPLRCQWCSTPESQSIECMMDYGYDATPESIMKIIRKDEVFYFHSGGGVTISGGEVLLQSDFVRDILKECRDEGINTAIESSLYGPYEALEKMLPYLNTVFVDFKLADEQQHLKYTGASNKIIKDNIRRMDAEFTGDIHVRIPTIPTINMTEENMRLTAEFVRPLKQVRDIELLPYHKLGVDTYRKMGKKYELEDIQSPNQEQMSSIASKLQEYQPGCAIKINGIYYRKV; encoded by the coding sequence ATGGAAAGACGGACAGGAAAGGTACTTCGGATAGAAAAAGCATCCATCCATGACGGAGATGGTCTTAGAACTGTCGTGTTCATGAAAGGTTGCCCACTCCGGTGTCAGTGGTGTTCGACACCGGAGTCGCAGTCCATAGAATGTATGATGGATTATGGATATGATGCAACACCGGAAAGTATTATGAAGATTATACGCAAGGATGAAGTTTTTTACTTTCATTCAGGTGGTGGTGTGACAATCAGTGGCGGAGAAGTGCTTCTGCAGTCGGATTTTGTCCGAGATATTCTGAAAGAATGCAGGGATGAAGGAATCAATACAGCGATTGAATCCAGTCTGTATGGACCATATGAGGCACTGGAGAAGATGCTTCCTTATCTAAACACGGTTTTTGTGGATTTCAAACTGGCCGATGAGCAACAGCATCTAAAATATACAGGTGCATCCAATAAAATCATCAAGGACAATATCCGTCGTATGGATGCGGAGTTTACAGGAGATATTCATGTGAGAATTCCGACAATTCCTACAATTAATATGACAGAAGAAAACATGAGGCTTACGGCTGAATTTGTCAGACCATTGAAACAAGTCAGGGACATTGAATTGTTGCCATATCATAAGCTGGGAGTGGATACCTATAGAAAAATGGGGAAAAAGTATGAGCTTGAAGATATCCAGTCACCAAATCAGGAGCAGATGAGCAGCATAGCATCAAAGCTACAGGAATATCAGCCAGGATGTGCAATTAAAATCAATGGAATCTATTATAGAAAAGTATGA
- a CDS encoding sulfite exporter TauE/SafE family protein: protein MILKIIQIILIVYAIVVGAIIVRDYKKNKEEGVSKKETILHYIIGAVVNFFDALGIGSFATTTAAYGLFRLVDDKKIPGTLNAGVAIPVIFEALLFTSSVKVEFGTLIPIVICGVLGAAIGNKLVARISERTVTIVMAFGLLLSALLMLGSKFGILPAGGDAIGMEGIKLVIACVGNFIFGVALNFSIGNFTPCMCMIYMLGMSPLVSFPIMMCTGAVSTPTTGLMSLKKGLVDRHAVMGLTVGGVFGVAVAVYIVKSMSISTLQWMVIVVVFYTSVNMFRRALKKVDKKEAVYGNNLETN from the coding sequence ATGATATTAAAAATAATTCAGATTATTCTGATCGTGTATGCGATCGTGGTAGGTGCCATTATTGTAAGAGATTATAAGAAGAATAAAGAAGAAGGAGTATCTAAAAAAGAGACGATACTGCATTACATCATAGGAGCAGTTGTGAACTTCTTCGATGCACTTGGAATTGGATCATTTGCAACAACAACGGCGGCCTACGGCTTGTTCCGTCTAGTAGATGACAAGAAAATTCCGGGGACATTGAATGCTGGAGTTGCAATCCCGGTCATCTTTGAAGCATTACTTTTTACTAGTTCTGTGAAAGTGGAATTCGGCACATTGATTCCGATTGTAATATGCGGAGTGTTGGGAGCTGCTATTGGCAACAAACTGGTTGCAAGGATTTCAGAAAGAACAGTTACGATTGTTATGGCATTTGGACTTCTGCTGTCAGCACTTCTGATGCTAGGAAGCAAGTTTGGAATCCTGCCGGCAGGCGGAGACGCAATTGGAATGGAAGGAATTAAACTGGTAATCGCATGTGTTGGTAACTTTATCTTTGGTGTGGCATTAAACTTCAGTATTGGTAATTTTACACCGTGTATGTGTATGATTTATATGCTGGGCATGAGCCCTCTGGTGTCATTCCCTATCATGATGTGTACCGGAGCAGTATCTACTCCGACAACAGGTCTGATGAGTCTGAAAAAAGGTCTGGTTGACCGTCATGCAGTGATGGGATTGACTGTAGGCGGTGTGTTTGGTGTAGCGGTTGCAGTATATATTGTAAAGTCAATGTCGATTTCCACATTACAGTGGATGGTAATAGTAGTAGTGTTTTATACCAGTGTCAATATGTTCCGAAGAGCTTTGAAAAAAGTGGACAAAAAAGAAGCGGTATACGGTAACAATTTGGAAACAAATTGA
- the proC gene encoding pyrroline-5-carboxylate reductase: protein MKLGGIGYGLISGAILGGIVNNDLVKPENITISDKFEGSRKRAVEAGFTAVDDNMIAAKNDVLLVAVQPWLVPAIMDEIKDTVKENGTIVWCVAAGVTIAELEEHLGSDAKIVRCMPNTCAQVGAAVTAVVPNKNVSKEETEIMLKLISGFGIAEILDESKLNGIIPVTGSSPAMVFMLIDAMANGAAREGFTWEQAIKFSAQAVKGSAEMVLRSGKHPAELQNQVCTPGGITIEMVKRLESFGFRNAVMEAMQACTEDLD, encoded by the coding sequence ATGAAATTAGGTGGAATTGGATATGGATTGATCTCAGGAGCGATTCTTGGAGGTATTGTAAATAATGATCTTGTAAAACCTGAAAATATTACCATATCGGATAAATTTGAAGGAAGCAGAAAAAGAGCGGTAGAAGCAGGATTTACAGCTGTCGATGATAATATGATTGCAGCAAAGAATGATGTACTTCTTGTAGCAGTACAACCATGGCTGGTACCGGCTATTATGGATGAAATCAAAGATACCGTTAAGGAGAATGGAACAATCGTATGGTGTGTTGCAGCAGGTGTTACAATTGCAGAACTGGAAGAACATTTGGGGAGTGATGCGAAGATCGTACGTTGCATGCCAAATACATGTGCTCAGGTAGGCGCAGCTGTTACAGCCGTTGTACCGAATAAGAATGTAAGCAAGGAAGAGACAGAGATCATGTTAAAGCTGATCTCTGGATTTGGAATCGCAGAAATTTTGGATGAAAGCAAGCTGAATGGTATTATCCCAGTAACAGGAAGTTCTCCGGCAATGGTATTTATGCTGATTGATGCTATGGCCAATGGAGCAGCAAGAGAAGGATTTACCTGGGAGCAGGCAATCAAATTCAGTGCACAGGCTGTAAAGGGAAGTGCTGAGATGGTACTTCGTTCAGGGAAACATCCGGCAGAACTTCAGAATCAGGTATGTACACCTGGCGGAATTACGATTGAAATGGTCAAGAGATTGGAATCATTCGGATTTAGAAATGCTGTGATGGAAGCTATGCAGGCTTGTACAGAAGATCTGGATTAA
- a CDS encoding type IV toxin-antitoxin system AbiEi family antitoxin domain-containing protein, protein MNKKEKLDNMLCEKNGVLQTADVIEAGISKTYFMEYAKKMELECVAKGIYLSPDAWEDPFYLLQTRYPQIIFSHETSLYLLGMAEREPLQFTVTVKAGYHAKSMKEQKIKVYRVKRELLELGVVNLESPEGHLVKAYNAERTVCDLLRSRSNVEIQDLQSAIKEYLRSKEKNLPQLMRYAKEFRVEKILRPYLEVLL, encoded by the coding sequence ATGAATAAAAAAGAAAAGTTAGACAACATGCTATGTGAAAAGAATGGAGTTCTTCAAACTGCCGATGTGATTGAGGCAGGAATTTCAAAAACTTATTTTATGGAATATGCAAAGAAAATGGAATTAGAATGTGTGGCAAAAGGAATTTACTTGTCGCCGGATGCATGGGAAGATCCTTTTTATTTATTACAAACGAGATATCCACAGATTATTTTTTCTCATGAAACTTCGCTTTATTTGTTAGGAATGGCAGAGCGAGAGCCGTTACAATTTACGGTTACTGTAAAAGCAGGATACCATGCAAAAAGTATGAAAGAGCAGAAGATAAAAGTATATCGTGTAAAAAGAGAACTTTTAGAGTTGGGAGTAGTAAATTTAGAATCACCAGAGGGACATCTTGTGAAAGCGTACAATGCGGAACGTACCGTGTGTGATTTATTACGCAGCCGCAGTAATGTAGAGATTCAGGATTTACAGTCAGCAATAAAGGAATACCTGCGAAGTAAAGAAAAAAATCTGCCGCAACTTATGCGATATGCAAAAGAGTTTCGTGTAGAAAAAATTTTGAGACCATATTTGGAGGTATTGTTATAA
- a CDS encoding nucleotidyl transferase AbiEii/AbiGii toxin family protein, which translates to MIKTSRQLKALVRNLTKGDSLQAQIIMRNYVMERFLERISLSKYRNNFILKGGMLVSAMVGLDTRSTMDIDTTIKNMPLSVENAREMIEEIIAVPIDDGMTFSIKSVGEIMDEAEYTGVRVNLEATLETMRTPLKVDISTGDIITPREVLYTFKLMFEERTISILAYNLETVLAEKMETVIARGVANTRLRDYYDLYILQNEYTHAISMEQFKAAFLATCKKRNSIQLIAEGNKILKELLLYKRLEKGSFVWPRNESEVQELTGQQFRWLMEGLTISPKRKVQEISIPKYTT; encoded by the coding sequence ATGATTAAAACTTCAAGACAGTTGAAAGCGTTAGTAAGAAATTTAACAAAAGGGGATAGCTTACAGGCACAGATTATTATGCGTAACTATGTGATGGAGCGTTTCTTAGAACGGATTTCTCTTTCAAAATATAGAAACAATTTTATTTTGAAAGGGGGAATGCTAGTATCTGCTATGGTAGGATTGGATACTCGTTCTACAATGGATATTGATACAACCATAAAGAATATGCCACTGTCCGTAGAAAATGCAAGGGAAATGATAGAAGAAATTATTGCGGTTCCCATTGATGATGGTATGACATTTTCTATAAAAAGTGTCGGTGAAATTATGGATGAGGCAGAATATACCGGAGTACGAGTGAATCTAGAGGCTACATTGGAAACAATGCGGACGCCATTAAAAGTAGATATTTCCACTGGAGACATTATCACACCGAGAGAAGTATTGTATACGTTTAAGTTGATGTTTGAAGAACGTACTATATCTATTTTAGCCTATAATTTGGAAACAGTACTTGCAGAGAAAATGGAAACAGTAATAGCAAGAGGTGTAGCGAATACAAGATTGAGAGATTACTACGATCTGTATATTTTACAGAATGAATATACCCATGCGATTAGCATGGAACAATTTAAGGCAGCGTTTTTAGCAACATGCAAAAAGCGTAATTCCATACAACTGATAGCTGAGGGTAATAAAATTTTAAAAGAACTCCTTTTGTATAAACGTCTTGAAAAAGGCAGTTTTGTATGGCCAAGAAATGAATCTGAAGTACAGGAACTTACAGGACAACAATTCCGTTGGCTGATGGAAGGACTGACCATTTCTCCCAAAAGAAAGGTCCAGGAGATTTCCATCCCGAAATATACCACATAA
- the tnpC gene encoding IS66 family transposase has protein sequence MAMEYTEEQLNHFDKSTLVQLFLVQQSQLKDIDQKLQLLLEQVAVLNNKRFGKSSEKLGVDNQICFMEVDGNIVFFNEAEAVAALDESEEEPVKKRGKKTKGKRIADIRNLPVIPVEHKMTEDELIAEFGEDGWYQLEDEVYNRYRFTPMKVEIEEHHVGVYKSKKDNHFKRADHPAYLLRNSLVSASLLAGIWNAKYINAVPLYRQEQEFQRMGVNIDRADMARWTILCAERYLSIFYDYLHEKLYEYHVLQADEIPVLVSKEYRTTGTKHYMWVYRTGMMYLDKQIVLYEYQPTRNANHPRSFLKEFRGVCITDGYQIYHTIAEEREDLKIAGCWAHVRRRFDEAVKALPKASQKMSLAYLALKQIQAIYREDNKLKELGSEERLKHRQLTVKPLVDAYFAWAKQNLLSVMPKSKTANGFTYSLNQEKYLRVFLEDGDVPLDNNAAEQAIRPFCVGKKNWVMIDTIAGAEASAIIYSIAETAKANNLKPYDYFEYLLTEIPKHMEDHDTSFCEDLLPWSDKLPEKCRK, from the coding sequence ATGGCGATGGAATATACAGAAGAACAATTAAATCATTTTGACAAGTCTACACTTGTTCAACTGTTTTTGGTTCAACAATCACAACTGAAGGATATTGATCAGAAGTTGCAGTTATTGTTGGAGCAAGTCGCTGTATTGAACAACAAACGTTTCGGCAAATCTTCTGAGAAACTAGGTGTAGATAACCAGATTTGTTTCATGGAGGTTGATGGGAATATCGTCTTTTTCAATGAGGCAGAGGCTGTTGCAGCACTGGATGAATCCGAAGAAGAACCTGTTAAAAAACGTGGAAAGAAGACAAAAGGGAAACGTATTGCTGATATCCGGAATCTTCCAGTCATCCCTGTAGAACACAAGATGACAGAGGATGAATTGATTGCTGAATTCGGAGAAGACGGCTGGTATCAATTAGAAGATGAAGTATATAATCGTTACCGTTTTACACCAATGAAAGTTGAAATCGAGGAACATCATGTGGGAGTCTATAAGTCAAAGAAGGATAACCATTTCAAAAGGGCAGATCATCCAGCTTACTTATTAAGGAACAGCCTTGTATCAGCATCATTGCTCGCTGGAATTTGGAATGCAAAGTATATAAATGCAGTTCCGCTTTATCGTCAAGAACAAGAATTCCAACGAATGGGAGTGAACATTGATCGAGCAGATATGGCTCGCTGGACGATTCTTTGTGCAGAAAGATACTTGTCGATTTTCTATGATTACCTACACGAAAAGTTATATGAATATCATGTGCTTCAAGCCGATGAAATTCCGGTTCTTGTTTCAAAGGAATACCGAACAACCGGAACAAAGCACTACATGTGGGTTTACCGAACAGGAATGATGTATCTTGATAAGCAGATTGTCCTATATGAGTATCAACCTACTCGTAATGCAAACCATCCAAGATCCTTCCTAAAGGAATTTCGTGGAGTCTGTATAACGGATGGCTACCAGATTTACCACACGATTGCAGAAGAACGTGAAGACCTGAAGATTGCCGGATGTTGGGCACATGTGAGACGTCGCTTTGATGAAGCGGTAAAGGCTTTGCCGAAGGCGAGTCAGAAAATGTCACTTGCATATCTTGCATTAAAACAAATCCAAGCGATTTATCGTGAGGATAATAAACTCAAGGAGTTAGGTTCTGAGGAACGTTTGAAACATCGACAGCTGACTGTGAAGCCTCTGGTAGATGCTTATTTTGCGTGGGCAAAACAAAACTTGTTGTCTGTGATGCCAAAGAGTAAAACAGCAAATGGATTCACGTATTCATTGAATCAGGAAAAATATTTGCGTGTGTTTCTTGAAGATGGTGATGTCCCACTAGACAATAATGCCGCAGAACAGGCAATCCGCCCATTCTGTGTTGGCAAGAAAAACTGGGTCATGATTGATACCATTGCAGGAGCTGAAGCAAGTGCAATCATCTATAGTATTGCTGAAACAGCAAAAGCAAACAATCTGAAACCATACGATTATTTTGAATATTTACTCACAGAGATTCCAAAACATATGGAAGATCATGATACAAGTTTCTGTGAGGATCTGCTTCCTTGGTCAGATAAGTTGCCAGAGAAATGTAGAAAGTAA
- a CDS encoding integrase core domain-containing protein, whose protein sequence is MSKEYKRVTATMQCSYSKKAYPWDNACIESFHSLIKREWLNRFKIRDYDHAYRLVFEYLEAFYNTKRIHSRCDYMSPNDYEELYRRLQQGELQMAD, encoded by the coding sequence GTGTCAAAAGAATACAAACGTGTAACCGCAACTATGCAGTGTAGCTATTCTAAAAAGGCATATCCATGGGATAATGCATGTATTGAATCGTTCCATTCCCTAATTAAGAGAGAATGGCTGAATCGTTTTAAGATCAGAGATTATGATCATGCATATCGTTTGGTTTTCGAATATTTAGAAGCATTCTACAATACGAAACGAATTCATAGTCGCTGTGATTATATGTCACCAAATGATTATGAAGAGCTGTATCGTAGGCTTCAACAGGGCGAATTGCAGATGGCAGATTAA
- a CDS encoding IS3 family transposase → MKQSMSRAAPCIDNGPMERFWGILKWEMYYGKCFTSKEELIQSIQDYIEYYNNRRLQSKLHIMTPMAFHELTLKVA, encoded by the coding sequence ATGAAACAAAGCATGTCCAGAGCTGCACCCTGTATTGACAATGGACCAATGGAAAGATTTTGGGGAATCTTAAAATGGGAGATGTATTATGGGAAATGCTTTACATCAAAAGAAGAATTAATCCAAAGCATCCAAGACTATATTGAATACTATAACAACCGACGACTACAGAGTAAGTTACATATAATGACACCGATGGCCTTTCATGAACTTACATTGAAAGTAGCATAA
- a CDS encoding ABC-2 transporter permease — MKGLFLNNYYSAQDGLKISLLISALLVVLTLFVTDNVAAAAMGLIIFIFPTNNVSSLQADENSKWNKYEITTPVSRFQIILSKYIYYLGTVILGFICSLAVVCIIFITGRKVEVSILLYPILFGIALSLFMGAFLYPLLLKLGALKAELFTVISAILSVGIMFFIWFGVNKLLFVMDFKSIMMGSISCILSLIFFTISFWISYCIYQKKEF, encoded by the coding sequence ATGAAAGGACTGTTTCTAAATAACTACTATTCTGCACAAGATGGACTAAAAATATCACTACTAATATCTGCACTATTAGTAGTCCTTACACTATTCGTGACTGATAATGTTGCTGCAGCTGCTATGGGACTTATTATATTTATCTTTCCTACAAACAACGTTTCATCACTTCAAGCAGATGAAAACTCAAAATGGAACAAATATGAAATTACTACACCTGTTAGCCGATTCCAAATTATTTTATCAAAGTATATATACTATCTAGGCACTGTAATTCTAGGTTTTATTTGTAGCTTAGCAGTTGTTTGCATTATATTTATTACCGGCCGGAAAGTGGAAGTGAGTATACTTCTATATCCCATTTTATTTGGTATTGCTCTCTCTTTATTTATGGGAGCTTTCCTATATCCGCTTTTACTAAAATTGGGAGCACTTAAAGCTGAATTGTTTACTGTTATTTCTGCTATATTATCAGTAGGAATAATGTTTTTTATATGGTTTGGAGTAAACAAATTGCTTTTTGTCATGGATTTTAAAAGTATAATGATGGGAAGTATATCTTGCATACTTTCACTCATTTTCTTTACTATTTCTTTTTGGATTTCTTATTGTATTTATCAAAAAAAGGAATTTTAA
- a CDS encoding ABC transporter ATP-binding protein: MNNILVVKNLQKKYSDSEFTLSDVSFSIPSGSIMGLVGENGAGKTTTISAILNTLFKDGGSVEIFGKEMTDTSFDIRENIGVVFDAVNFSESLTAIQLNNVMKHLYKQWDNHQYLKLLHTFNLPTKKKIKTFSKGMAMKLALSVALSHHPKLLILDEATSGLDPIVRDEILDIFLDFVGDETHSILLSSHITSDLEKIADYITFIHDGATILTAKKDDLLYNYGIIRCKVSDFDKVNTNDILSYYRRDYQIDILVQDKELAKNKYPNMLIDNVTLDEIMLLLVKGVR; this comes from the coding sequence TTGAACAATATATTAGTAGTTAAAAATTTACAAAAAAAATATTCAGATTCTGAATTTACCTTATCAGATGTATCTTTCTCAATTCCTAGTGGAAGTATTATGGGTTTGGTTGGTGAAAATGGTGCCGGTAAAACTACAACTATTAGTGCTATACTAAATACGCTATTTAAAGACGGTGGATCTGTTGAAATATTTGGTAAAGAGATGACTGATACTTCATTTGATATTCGTGAAAATATTGGCGTGGTATTTGATGCAGTTAATTTTTCAGAATCACTCACTGCAATTCAGCTAAACAATGTTATGAAACATTTATACAAACAATGGGATAATCATCAATACTTAAAACTTCTTCATACTTTCAATTTACCAACTAAAAAGAAAATCAAAACATTTTCGAAAGGTATGGCAATGAAACTTGCTTTATCTGTAGCGTTATCTCATCATCCTAAATTACTTATTTTAGATGAGGCAACTTCTGGTTTAGATCCCATTGTACGAGATGAAATCTTAGATATTTTTTTAGATTTTGTCGGGGATGAAACTCATTCAATTTTGCTATCTTCACATATCACTAGTGATTTAGAAAAAATTGCAGATTACATCACTTTTATACATGATGGTGCTACTATTCTTACTGCAAAAAAAGACGACCTTCTTTATAATTATGGAATCATAAGGTGTAAAGTTTCAGACTTCGACAAAGTCAATACAAATGATATTTTATCATATTATAGAAGAGACTATCAAATTGATATTCTTGTCCAAGATAAAGAATTAGCCAAAAATAAATATCCAAATATGTTAATAGATAATGTAACACTTGACGAAATTATGTTACTTTTAGTTAAGGGGGTGCGCTAA
- a CDS encoding GntR family transcriptional regulator translates to MDIIISNNTAQPIYEQITNQIKKMVMNGELKAGTPLPSMRSLAKSLHISVITVQRAYDDLQKDGFIESTIGRGSFITDQDRTFYQEEQQKIIEDYILKAVEIAKTNNIKPGKLIELINIFYLEEE, encoded by the coding sequence ATGGATATAATTATCAGCAATAATACAGCACAACCCATTTACGAACAAATTACAAATCAAATTAAAAAAATGGTCATGAATGGAGAATTAAAAGCAGGCACCCCACTTCCCTCAATGAGGTCGTTAGCAAAATCACTACACATTAGTGTGATTACAGTTCAAAGGGCTTATGATGATTTACAAAAAGATGGTTTTATTGAATCTACTATAGGTAGAGGGAGTTTTATTACAGATCAAGATCGAACATTCTATCAAGAAGAGCAGCAAAAAATAATAGAAGATTACATCCTTAAAGCTGTCGAAATCGCAAAAACAAATAACATAAAACCTGGAAAACTTATTGAATTAATCAATATATTTTATTTAGAGGAGGAATAA
- a CDS encoding class III lanthionine synthetase LanKC N-terminal domain-containing protein, which yields MSGNFLYFNYIKPGTRYYELPDKVDDHTDYILDLPSEDWEIVEFTNWRFYSNSAIRMQDQGWKIHISATTETAEEVLKRVGEILFKKNIAFKHIANEEFLKLMNSKHGNRASAGKFMAIYPDDNIFPILLDELHECLKGVEKGPYILSDREWKDGNVYYRYGGFKRMVTESGELAIKDNTGKLVPDNRTPYYRVPDFVTEPEILKVECEVERTGEKKPSKLSQYKISRALRFNNGGGIYLAENKDSRETVVIKEARPKVGYDGNGHDAEHRLNIEHTILDRLKGINGIVKVKDYFKVWENTFLVEEFVEGIDLTHWVSSSYPFHQEQDICNYLEKVKIIIDELIRVVRDMHNMGVGMGDLQPSNIIVNTNLNNTIL from the coding sequence ATGTCGGGAAACTTTTTGTATTTTAATTACATAAAACCAGGTACGCGCTACTATGAATTGCCGGACAAAGTGGATGATCATACAGATTACATATTAGATTTGCCTTCAGAAGATTGGGAAATAGTTGAATTCACTAACTGGAGATTTTATTCGAATTCTGCAATTAGAATGCAGGATCAGGGATGGAAAATACATATTAGTGCAACAACTGAAACAGCAGAAGAAGTATTAAAGCGAGTAGGAGAAATACTCTTTAAAAAAAATATCGCATTTAAGCATATTGCGAATGAGGAATTTCTAAAACTCATGAATTCAAAACATGGAAATAGAGCTAGCGCGGGAAAATTCATGGCAATTTACCCAGATGATAATATATTTCCAATATTATTGGATGAGTTACATGAATGTCTAAAGGGGGTAGAAAAAGGGCCATATATTCTAAGTGATAGAGAGTGGAAGGACGGAAATGTATACTATCGATATGGCGGATTTAAGAGGATGGTTACAGAATCTGGTGAATTAGCAATAAAAGATAATACAGGAAAATTAGTTCCCGATAATAGGACACCATATTATAGAGTGCCAGATTTTGTTACGGAGCCAGAAATATTAAAAGTAGAATGTGAAGTAGAACGAACTGGAGAAAAAAAGCCATCCAAATTAAGTCAATATAAAATATCACGAGCATTGCGATTTAATAATGGCGGAGGAATATATTTAGCAGAAAATAAAGACTCTAGGGAAACAGTTGTTATTAAAGAAGCAAGACCGAAAGTAGGGTATGATGGTAATGGGCATGACGCAGAGCATAGACTTAATATTGAGCATACAATACTAGATAGACTTAAAGGTATAAATGGTATTGTAAAAGTAAAAGATTATTTTAAGGTGTGGGAAAACACTTTCCTAGTAGAAGAATTCGTAGAAGGAATAGATTTAACTCACTGGGTATCATCATCATATCCGTTTCATCAGGAACAAGACATTTGTAACTATTTGGAAAAAGTGAAGATAATAATAGATGAATTGATAAGGGTAGTACGTGATATGCATAATATGGGTGTGGGAATGGGAGACCTTCAACCTTCTAATATAATTGTAAATACGAATTTGAATAACACAATTTTATAG
- a CDS encoding TnpV protein: MNKYIYDESNGLWYELQRDYYIPCLTLPAEKENKPIGLWGQRHKRYLQEHKRAFYATLLTSGKLNAYLADVDKQAEERFERIVEQMKQAQGITERLKAKNALEWVGQMNNIRACAMEIVEREIIFA, from the coding sequence ATGAACAAGTATATTTATGATGAAAGCAATGGTCTTTGGTATGAACTGCAAAGAGATTATTATATCCCTTGCCTGACCTTACCAGCCGAAAAAGAAAACAAACCTATCGGTTTATGGGGGCAGCGACACAAACGATATTTACAGGAACATAAGAGGGCGTTTTACGCCACGCTACTCACAAGTGGCAAGTTGAATGCTTATCTTGCGGATGTCGATAAACAGGCGGAGGAACGCTTTGAAAGGATTGTAGAACAGATGAAGCAGGCACAGGGTATCACGGAACGCCTAAAGGCGAAAAATGCCTTAGAATGGGTTGGACAGATGAATAACATTCGGGCTTGTGCTATGGAGATTGTGGAGAGGGAAATTATATTCGCATAA
- a CDS encoding TetR/AcrR family transcriptional regulator, whose amino-acid sequence MKITKEMIIDAAFEIARSEGAENINARTVSKKLGCSTQPVMYHFKTIEELKKTVYVKADEYHSEYITNIQSENPMKDIGLNYIRFAETEKNLFRFLFQTNEFIGKNISELINSEELQPIIAILSKEVEVNTEQAKTIFRSLFLIAHGYASMFANNEMTYDEQTIISDLDLVFDGTVYSLKGGL is encoded by the coding sequence GTGAAAATTACAAAAGAGATGATTATAGATGCAGCATTTGAGATAGCACGAAGTGAGGGAGCAGAAAATATCAATGCACGAACTGTATCAAAAAAATTAGGCTGTTCCACTCAACCTGTTATGTATCATTTTAAAACAATAGAGGAATTGAAAAAAACTGTATATGTTAAGGCAGATGAGTATCATTCCGAATATATAACTAATATTCAGAGTGAAAATCCGATGAAAGATATTGGACTGAATTATATACGCTTTGCTGAAACAGAAAAAAATTTGTTTCGGTTTCTATTTCAAACAAATGAGTTTATAGGAAAAAATATTTCTGAGTTGATAAATTCTGAAGAATTACAGCCTATTATAGCTATACTGAGTAAAGAAGTAGAGGTCAATACAGAACAGGCGAAAACCATTTTCCGTTCATTATTCCTGATTGCACACGGATATGCAAGTATGTTTGCAAATAACGAAATGACCTATGACGAACAGACGATTATATCTGATTTAGACTTGGTATTTGACGGAACAGTTTATTCATTGAAAGGAGGATTATAA